One Mycolicibacterium goodii genomic region harbors:
- a CDS encoding DUF305 domain-containing protein: protein MEHKRYGAGVAVLAASTLLVGACSDSGTDSEAPASPTAVSTSASAGSASSEAAHNDADVMFAQGMIPHHQQAIEMSDMLLGKQGIDPEVVSLANEIKNAQWPEIEQMQGWLEQWGVSDTPAPSSTGTPGHQMPGGMGDTPGHQMPGGMGDMPGMGGGGHGMMSEADMAALQNAQGAEASRLFMTQMIEHHKGAIMMAQQEIDNGQFPAAVDMARNIVSSQQAEIDTMQAMLDK, encoded by the coding sequence ATGGAGCACAAACGATATGGCGCCGGCGTCGCGGTATTGGCGGCGTCGACCCTGCTGGTCGGTGCTTGTTCGGACAGCGGCACCGATTCTGAGGCTCCCGCGAGCCCGACTGCGGTGTCAACGTCGGCGTCTGCTGGGTCTGCCAGCAGCGAGGCTGCCCATAATGACGCCGATGTGATGTTCGCGCAGGGGATGATTCCGCATCATCAGCAGGCGATCGAGATGAGCGACATGTTGCTTGGGAAGCAGGGCATCGATCCCGAGGTCGTGTCGCTCGCCAATGAGATCAAGAATGCTCAGTGGCCCGAGATCGAGCAGATGCAGGGATGGCTTGAGCAGTGGGGAGTGTCGGACACCCCCGCGCCCAGTAGCACCGGTACGCCCGGTCATCAGATGCCTGGCGGCATGGGGGATACGCCCGGTCATCAGATGCCTGGCGGCATGGGTGATATGCCCGGTATGGGCGGAGGCGGCCACGGCATGATGTCGGAGGCCGACATGGCGGCGCTGCAGAACGCGCAGGGCGCCGAGGCCAGCCGGTTGTTTATGACCCAGATGATTGAGCATCACAAGGGCGCAATCATGATGGCGCAGCAGGAGATTGACAACGGTCAGTTCCCGGCGGCGGTCGACATGGCACGAAACATCGTGTCGTCGCAGCAGGCCGAGATCGACACGATGCAGGCGATGCTGGATAAGTAG
- a CDS encoding sensor histidine kinase, with protein MTHPPASTIPERRWSRRRGIGLRLLGAQAIVLAAGTATTAIVAAIVGPPLFREHLHRAGVPMNSLEEFHAQEAYGYATVISIGGALAVSAVAALAVSFYLSRRLQRSITEVASAATDVAQGNYDIRVSPPRLGDDFDALATAFNQMASRFQTVDSTRQRLFGDLAHEIRTPVAVLEAYIEALEDGVRTLTPQTTAMLRDQTRRLVRFSDDVAALAKAEESSFSMSHAHVDVERLTRQCVAAVQERYDNKGVALHIRLQDRLPQLWADEQRLSQVLGNLLDNALRHTPSGGSVELSCVRDDHRVKIAVADTGDGIAAEHLGRVFERFYRSDVARDREHGGAGLGLAIAKALVEGHGGSITVASAGPNAGATFTVHLPITPPRNENLPASQQVSPAPSQTHR; from the coding sequence ATGACGCACCCGCCGGCATCGACAATCCCCGAACGCCGATGGTCGCGACGGCGCGGCATCGGCCTGCGCCTACTGGGCGCCCAAGCCATCGTGCTGGCAGCCGGGACCGCCACCACCGCCATCGTGGCCGCCATCGTCGGCCCGCCCCTGTTCCGCGAACATCTCCACCGCGCCGGAGTGCCGATGAACTCGCTCGAAGAGTTCCACGCCCAAGAGGCCTACGGCTACGCGACTGTGATCTCCATCGGCGGGGCTCTCGCCGTGTCCGCCGTGGCTGCATTGGCCGTCAGCTTCTACCTCAGTCGCCGATTGCAACGATCCATCACTGAGGTCGCCTCCGCCGCCACCGACGTCGCCCAGGGCAACTACGACATCCGCGTCTCACCGCCGCGCCTCGGCGACGACTTCGATGCACTAGCGACCGCTTTCAACCAGATGGCCTCGCGATTCCAAACTGTCGATTCGACCCGACAGCGACTCTTCGGAGATCTAGCCCACGAGATCCGCACACCCGTAGCGGTGCTAGAGGCCTACATCGAAGCACTCGAAGACGGTGTACGGACTCTCACACCGCAGACAACGGCCATGCTGCGCGATCAAACCCGCCGACTAGTACGGTTTTCTGACGACGTGGCCGCCCTGGCCAAGGCCGAGGAAAGTTCTTTTTCCATGTCACACGCCCATGTCGACGTCGAACGCCTAACGCGCCAGTGCGTGGCCGCCGTGCAGGAACGCTACGACAACAAAGGAGTCGCCTTACACATTCGCCTCCAGGACCGACTACCCCAGCTATGGGCTGACGAACAACGGCTGTCCCAAGTACTGGGCAATCTGCTCGATAACGCGCTGCGGCACACGCCATCGGGCGGATCAGTCGAATTGAGCTGCGTTCGCGACGACCACCGAGTCAAGATCGCTGTCGCCGACACCGGCGACGGCATCGCCGCAGAGCATCTCGGCCGAGTGTTCGAGCGGTTCTACCGCTCAGATGTCGCCCGTGACCGTGAGCACGGCGGCGCCGGATTAGGCCTCGCGATCGCCAAGGCCCTAGTCGAGGGACACGGCGGATCAATCACCGTAGCCAGCGCCGGGCCTAACGCCGGCGCAACCTTCACCGTGCACCTACCGATCACCCCACCGCGAAACGAGAACCTGCCAGCATCGCAGCAGGTCTCGCCCGCGCCCAGCCAAACGCACCGGTGA
- a CDS encoding heavy metal translocating P-type ATPase, whose translation MTDHDDHAIATPDIDHQPHTGHEGHGGHFDQQPQTGHEGHGGHAGHGGDHVAQFRKLFWGNLVIAVPVVAFSTMFTMLLGYEVPDFPGARWIAPLLGTVMYIVGGQPFLVGAVSEIRSRKPGMMLLIGLAITVAFCASWGASLGVLHRELEFWWELALLIVIMLLGHWVEMRSLAQTTSALDSLAALLPDEAEKVDGDHTITVSPADLVVGDVVVVRPGGSVPADGKIVDGRADMDESMVTGESRPVAREVGDAVTAGTVATDSGVRVEITATGDDTALAGIQRLVTEAQNSSSRAQRLADRAAGWLFWFALITAAITTVAWSLLGDPDASVVRAITVLVIACPHALGLAIPLVVSMATERAARGGVLIKDRLALEGMRTIDAVLFDKTGTLTKGEPTVTGVAPSGDVDDDIVLALAAAAETDSEHPLARAIVRAATERGLTVPRASGFTSSPAVGVTATVEGHEIRVGGPHLLKEIGAQEVGAATAWREEGAIILHVVRDGAVLGGLRLADEIRPESREAVDALHKLGMEVVMITGDAEAVAHAVGHELGIDRVFAGVRPEDKASKVSSLQHEGKKVAMVGDGVNDAPALAQADVGMAIGAGTDVAIASAGVILASSDPRSVLSVIELSRAGYRKMKQNLWWGAGYNLVAVPLAAGVLAPFGIVLPMSIGAILMSLSTIVVALNAQLLRRLDLRPEASTRAVLSR comes from the coding sequence ATGACAGACCACGATGACCATGCGATAGCCACACCGGACATCGACCATCAACCCCACACCGGCCACGAAGGACATGGCGGCCACTTCGACCAACAACCCCAGACTGGGCACGAAGGGCATGGCGGCCACGCCGGCCATGGTGGCGACCATGTCGCTCAGTTCCGAAAGCTGTTCTGGGGCAACCTGGTCATCGCCGTCCCGGTCGTCGCATTTTCGACCATGTTCACGATGCTGCTCGGTTACGAAGTCCCCGACTTTCCCGGCGCACGGTGGATCGCACCGCTACTGGGCACGGTCATGTACATCGTCGGCGGGCAACCCTTCCTCGTCGGCGCTGTCAGCGAAATCCGTTCCCGCAAACCAGGAATGATGCTGCTGATCGGGCTGGCCATCACCGTGGCGTTCTGCGCCTCGTGGGGTGCGAGCCTGGGAGTGCTTCACCGCGAACTGGAGTTCTGGTGGGAACTGGCGCTGCTGATCGTCATCATGTTGCTCGGCCACTGGGTGGAAATGCGGTCCCTCGCTCAGACCACTTCGGCGCTGGACTCACTAGCGGCCTTGCTGCCCGACGAGGCCGAAAAAGTTGATGGCGACCACACGATCACCGTGTCACCCGCCGACCTGGTGGTCGGTGACGTGGTTGTCGTCAGGCCCGGAGGTAGCGTGCCCGCCGACGGCAAGATCGTCGACGGGCGTGCCGATATGGACGAGTCGATGGTGACCGGTGAATCGCGTCCCGTCGCGCGAGAGGTCGGCGACGCGGTGACGGCCGGCACCGTGGCCACCGATTCCGGGGTGCGAGTCGAGATCACCGCCACCGGTGATGACACCGCACTTGCCGGCATTCAGCGTCTGGTCACGGAGGCGCAGAACTCGTCCTCGCGGGCTCAGCGCCTCGCCGACCGTGCTGCCGGGTGGTTGTTCTGGTTCGCCTTGATCACCGCCGCCATCACCACGGTGGCGTGGTCGCTGCTGGGGGATCCCGACGCTTCGGTCGTGCGGGCGATCACCGTGCTGGTCATCGCCTGCCCCCACGCGTTGGGCTTGGCGATCCCGCTGGTGGTGTCCATGGCCACCGAACGCGCCGCGCGGGGCGGGGTGTTGATCAAGGACCGATTGGCGTTGGAAGGCATGCGCACCATCGACGCGGTGCTCTTCGACAAGACCGGCACATTGACCAAGGGTGAACCCACCGTGACCGGGGTCGCGCCCAGCGGTGATGTCGATGACGACATCGTCCTCGCGCTGGCCGCCGCCGCCGAAACCGACAGCGAGCATCCCCTGGCGCGGGCCATCGTCCGCGCCGCGACCGAGCGCGGACTCACCGTGCCCCGGGCGAGTGGCTTCACCTCCTCGCCGGCGGTCGGCGTGACCGCGACGGTCGAGGGCCACGAGATCCGGGTGGGCGGTCCTCATCTACTCAAAGAGATTGGCGCACAGGAAGTCGGTGCTGCCACTGCGTGGCGCGAGGAAGGCGCGATCATCCTCCATGTCGTACGTGACGGTGCCGTGCTCGGTGGACTTCGTCTGGCTGACGAAATCCGACCCGAATCGCGCGAAGCCGTTGATGCGTTGCACAAGCTCGGCATGGAGGTCGTCATGATCACCGGTGACGCCGAGGCAGTCGCTCACGCGGTCGGCCACGAACTCGGCATCGACCGGGTCTTCGCCGGCGTGCGGCCAGAAGACAAAGCATCAAAAGTCTCGTCCTTGCAGCACGAGGGCAAGAAGGTGGCGATGGTCGGCGATGGTGTCAACGATGCCCCGGCGTTGGCGCAGGCCGACGTCGGCATGGCCATCGGCGCCGGCACCGACGTCGCGATCGCCTCAGCGGGGGTCATCCTGGCCAGCTCGGATCCACGCTCGGTGCTGTCAGTCATCGAGCTGTCTCGCGCCGGCTATCGCAAGATGAAGCAGAACCTGTGGTGGGGCGCCGGCTACAACCTCGTCGCGGTTCCGTTGGCCGCGGGCGTCCTTGCACCCTTTGGAATCGTCTTGCCGATGTCAATCGGCGCCATCCTGATGTCCTTGTCCACAATCGTGGTGGCCCTTAACGCACAACTGTTGCGCCGCCTCGACCTCAGGCCCGAGGCCAGCACCCGTGCCGTCCTCAGCCGCTAA
- a CDS encoding ABC transporter substrate-binding protein, protein MSTETRRPIVIGQIASLTGSNYMGLENIAGAELAVRQLNDSGGVLGRRVDLNVKDDGSQPQSAIDAYGRLADQPTVGIIGTSFSNASLAVVPYTDKRRLLYVSTGAAHTQVYPVRPYVFMTPPPGHLVAEQLLRFLHGNGVTEIAVVIDSDSTFNREAWAAQKAILGRYGIAAAAVEHVKVDTEDFGPVVRRITHSAAQALMAWVTGPPATGLARAFRAARLSMPMVVGIGAASPGFVDSVGRVADGIFVATSLASVGSDLPESAARRAIEDLTTPFRRRHGALPSQFAVDGYIAAELIAAAVQAAGTEDRDVVRDAMETLTRVTAAGRYAFSPNDHSGLHLDDVAIAVIRDGRFRLTPWSATKLGEHLRQTH, encoded by the coding sequence ATGTCCACCGAGACTCGGCGCCCCATCGTGATCGGTCAGATCGCGTCGCTGACGGGCTCCAATTACATGGGGTTGGAGAACATCGCTGGCGCCGAGCTAGCGGTGCGACAGCTCAATGACTCGGGCGGCGTGCTCGGGCGCCGCGTCGACCTGAATGTCAAAGACGACGGAAGCCAGCCACAGAGCGCAATCGATGCCTACGGACGGCTCGCCGATCAACCGACAGTCGGCATCATCGGCACGTCCTTTTCCAATGCGAGCCTGGCCGTCGTGCCGTACACCGACAAACGCCGACTGTTGTACGTCTCGACGGGCGCTGCCCACACTCAGGTCTATCCGGTGCGGCCCTATGTCTTCATGACACCGCCCCCGGGGCACCTCGTGGCCGAGCAACTGCTGCGGTTCCTTCACGGCAATGGCGTCACCGAGATCGCCGTGGTCATCGACTCCGATAGCACGTTCAACCGGGAGGCCTGGGCGGCGCAGAAAGCAATACTTGGTCGTTACGGCATCGCTGCCGCCGCCGTCGAACATGTCAAAGTAGATACCGAAGATTTCGGTCCGGTAGTCCGTCGGATCACGCACAGCGCCGCACAGGCTTTGATGGCGTGGGTGACCGGTCCACCGGCGACCGGTCTGGCGCGCGCCTTCCGGGCTGCCAGGCTCAGCATGCCGATGGTGGTAGGCATCGGTGCAGCAAGCCCGGGATTTGTCGATTCGGTTGGGCGGGTCGCTGACGGTATCTTTGTCGCAACTTCTTTGGCGAGCGTCGGTTCAGACCTGCCGGAGTCAGCTGCACGCCGTGCGATCGAAGACCTGACAACACCTTTCAGGCGGCGCCACGGTGCACTGCCATCACAGTTTGCCGTCGACGGCTATATCGCCGCGGAACTCATCGCGGCGGCAGTGCAAGCCGCGGGAACCGAGGATCGTGATGTCGTCCGGGACGCTATGGAGACGCTGACTCGCGTGACGGCCGCCGGCCGATATGCTTTCTCGCCCAACGACCATTCGGGCTTGCATCTTGACGACGTCGCTATCGCGGTCATTCGGGACGGTCGGTTCCGTCTAACACCGTGGTCAGCAACCAAGCTGGGCGAGCACCTGCGGCAAACACACTAA
- a CDS encoding FAD-dependent monooxygenase — MVSSVHEPVARSCQSTELGDAMTCRSVLISGAGIAGPVVAFWLAEAGWEVTVVERAEQLRTSGYPVDIRGAAVEVVDRMGLSRQMAANLHRHVPMDFLTPGGRRMSRLDLGRTINDSDAGDIEITRGVLTRILFDACADRVDYVFGETITALTPTETGVDATFSRRPPQTFDVVLGADGIHSKVRALAFGEEERYLRHLGPYVAIWNMANEIFAPATGYIYSYPGRTAMVERPADGGEARVYLTFVHPAPGTVNRHDINDIVAELRRAFTEDRWRTNEVIDTLPDADDLYFDTVSQVRMDRWSSGRVALVGDAAYAPAFLSGQGTSIAIAGAYVLASELIRHEQPETAFGAYEHRVRDYVTRNQNLALRTDSIVLSRTRGQLLRRNIMVMALPGLQRLGLDRLLHTERRAATTDLSLSDQDLRRCASRQT; from the coding sequence ATGGTCTCATCGGTTCACGAACCGGTGGCAAGGTCTTGTCAATCAACAGAATTGGGAGACGCCATGACGTGTCGCAGCGTCTTGATCAGCGGTGCCGGCATCGCCGGGCCCGTCGTCGCCTTCTGGCTCGCGGAGGCGGGGTGGGAGGTCACTGTCGTCGAGCGTGCCGAGCAACTGCGCACCAGTGGATACCCGGTCGACATTCGCGGCGCTGCAGTCGAAGTCGTCGATCGAATGGGGCTTTCCCGCCAGATGGCCGCGAACCTCCATCGGCACGTTCCGATGGACTTTCTCACTCCCGGCGGGCGTCGGATGTCCCGATTGGATCTTGGCCGAACCATCAATGACTCAGACGCCGGTGACATCGAGATCACCCGAGGTGTACTCACCCGCATCCTCTTCGACGCCTGCGCCGACCGGGTCGACTACGTGTTCGGAGAGACCATCACCGCATTGACTCCCACCGAAACCGGCGTCGACGCCACCTTCAGTCGTCGCCCTCCTCAGACGTTCGACGTGGTGCTCGGAGCCGACGGGATCCACTCGAAGGTACGCGCGCTGGCTTTCGGTGAAGAAGAGCGATACCTCCGCCATCTCGGGCCCTACGTGGCCATATGGAATATGGCGAATGAAATATTCGCTCCGGCAACTGGTTACATATACTCGTATCCTGGGCGCACCGCGATGGTGGAACGTCCCGCCGATGGCGGCGAGGCACGCGTGTACCTGACATTCGTTCATCCTGCTCCGGGCACCGTGAACCGACACGACATCAACGACATCGTTGCCGAGTTGCGCCGCGCGTTCACTGAAGACCGTTGGCGCACCAACGAAGTCATCGACACACTGCCTGACGCCGACGACCTCTACTTCGACACCGTCAGTCAGGTCCGCATGGATCGCTGGAGTTCCGGTCGGGTCGCACTCGTGGGCGACGCCGCGTACGCGCCGGCGTTCCTGTCCGGACAGGGCACCAGCATCGCGATCGCCGGCGCATACGTATTGGCCAGCGAGCTGATTCGTCATGAACAACCAGAAACGGCGTTCGGGGCGTATGAACACCGAGTGCGCGATTACGTGACACGGAACCAGAACCTGGCGTTGCGCACCGACTCCATCGTGCTGTCACGCACCCGCGGACAACTGCTGCGCCGCAATATCATGGTGATGGCGCTGCCGGGGCTGCAGCGACTCGGGCTCGATCGGTTGCTGCATACCGAGCGTCGAGCAGCCACAACTGATTTGTCCCTCTCCGACCAGGACCTTCGGCGCTGCGCGAGTCGACAGACGTGA
- a CDS encoding TetR/AcrR family transcriptional regulator, which yields MSSKGSTGQRRRGSALEAAILQAGWDQLIEAGYEGFTIEAVATRSGSARSVLYRRWPSRLDLLKAVLRYRGEIDRIPVPDTGSLRGDVVAVLSEFNNRRSRIIGLIAARFGAYFNETQGSPQQLRDLFVPDGPSAMETIVQRAISRGELATAPPARIVSLPTDLVRHELLMTMTAVPTETILEIVDNIFLPLATEFGGNGAGA from the coding sequence GTGTCCTCTAAAGGTTCTACCGGGCAACGCCGGCGTGGTTCGGCGCTGGAGGCCGCGATCTTGCAAGCGGGCTGGGATCAGCTCATCGAGGCCGGTTACGAAGGCTTCACGATCGAAGCGGTCGCCACGCGGTCGGGCTCGGCCCGATCGGTTCTGTATCGACGGTGGCCCTCGAGACTGGACCTGCTGAAAGCAGTGCTCCGGTACCGCGGTGAGATCGACAGGATCCCGGTTCCGGACACCGGGTCCCTGCGTGGTGATGTCGTGGCCGTCCTGAGCGAGTTCAACAACCGGCGATCCCGCATCATCGGCCTTATCGCAGCACGATTCGGCGCTTACTTCAACGAAACGCAAGGGTCGCCCCAGCAACTTCGCGACCTGTTCGTACCCGATGGGCCGAGCGCAATGGAGACCATTGTGCAGCGCGCGATCAGCCGAGGTGAGCTCGCGACGGCGCCTCCGGCCCGCATCGTCTCACTGCCGACCGACCTCGTGCGTCACGAACTGCTGATGACCATGACCGCGGTGCCGACCGAGACCATCCTTGAGATCGTTGACAACATCTTTCTCCCGCTGGCCACAGAATTCGGCGGCAACGGCGCCGGAGCCTGA
- a CDS encoding metal-sensitive transcriptional regulator has product MTHDDDTDHCPVSGSAHHGYITDKDKYLKRLERIEGQARGISRMIEEERYCIDILAQTDALTNALGGVALALLDDHLRHCVLDAAAVGGPAADTKLTEASEAIARLVWS; this is encoded by the coding sequence ATGACCCACGATGACGACACTGACCACTGCCCCGTCTCAGGATCGGCACACCACGGCTACATCACCGATAAGGACAAGTACCTCAAACGGTTGGAACGCATTGAAGGGCAAGCCCGCGGCATCAGCCGGATGATTGAGGAGGAGCGTTATTGCATCGACATCCTCGCCCAAACTGATGCGCTGACCAATGCCCTAGGGGGTGTTGCCCTGGCGTTGCTCGATGACCATCTCCGGCACTGCGTTCTTGACGCCGCGGCGGTCGGGGGACCGGCCGCCGACACCAAACTGACCGAGGCTTCCGAAGCGATCGCCCGACTCGTGTGGTCATGA
- a CDS encoding response regulator transcription factor, producing the protein MDLHPGTAPDQPKGYRALVVDDELPLAGVVASYLEREQFEAVVAGNGVDAIAVARDLDPDVVILDLGLPGIDGLEVCRQLRTFSDAYVVMLTARDTELDTVLGLTVGADDYITKPFSPRELVARIRAMLRRPRILQSAATSTEHEVAPPRRFGALSINVAAREVHIDDEQILLTRTEFDILEALSGRPGVVLSRRQLLEIVHEGPWVGNEHLVDVHIGHLRRKLGDDAANPRYISTVRGVGYRMGTGQ; encoded by the coding sequence ATGGACCTCCATCCGGGTACAGCGCCTGACCAGCCGAAGGGATACCGCGCGCTAGTCGTCGACGACGAACTCCCCCTGGCCGGAGTCGTGGCCAGCTATCTCGAACGCGAGCAGTTCGAAGCCGTCGTGGCCGGCAACGGCGTCGACGCGATCGCCGTCGCGCGAGACCTCGATCCCGATGTGGTCATTCTCGACCTCGGACTGCCCGGCATCGACGGACTCGAAGTCTGCCGACAGCTACGCACGTTCTCCGACGCCTACGTCGTCATGCTCACCGCTCGTGACACCGAACTCGACACCGTGCTCGGCCTCACCGTTGGCGCCGACGACTACATCACCAAACCATTCAGCCCACGCGAGCTGGTCGCCCGCATTCGGGCCATGCTGCGCCGACCCCGCATCCTGCAATCAGCCGCAACGTCCACCGAACACGAGGTGGCGCCGCCTCGCCGCTTCGGCGCACTGAGCATCAACGTCGCCGCCCGCGAGGTACACATCGATGACGAACAGATCCTATTGACCCGCACTGAATTCGACATTCTCGAAGCGCTCTCAGGCCGACCAGGTGTCGTGCTCAGCCGACGCCAACTACTCGAGATCGTCCACGAAGGCCCCTGGGTCGGCAACGAGCACCTCGTCGACGTCCACATCGGCCACCTGCGCCGCAAACTCGGCGACGATGCGGCCAACCCCCGCTACATCAGCACGGTCAGAGGCGTCGGATACCGCATGGGAACCGGACAATGA
- a CDS encoding MFS transporter: MNVTLDNSSAGAQENRWSKRLLVWAAVLILANVLADVVIGSPLMIMPQLLDRFDTDQAAWLNTSAMLAGAIWSPLLAKSSDVFGKRRVLVGTLVLACAGAVVCLAAPNLWIFLIGRFLQGAAFAAVFLTVALVRQICAPQVAMALVGLLTSGASIVGIVEPFLMKPIIDEFGHQSVFVAAAVLAAAAAICVHCFVPESPIRTAARIDVAGALLLGGGLGAVLTYVSLGQAVGWLDGRMIAVLAAGTAALACWALSALRIDEPIIDIRALRRPMLLTLLALLLAAGSFRSMLQLTSIVAQVPAELGLGYGLGDGEAIALLLAAPNLGIVVGGVCAGWLAGRRPGPALPLFGAIAVGTVATFTMLVGVSVLPLAVICAAALGVAAGAISASGYNLAVDIVAPGQQGTIAGLVSVVLALGSVVFNFAGGEVLKATKIAGTVAGGAPVSTAAGIYLYVAMAGALFALAAIPAIMLARDAMSVTRTRLRTVGETRFRD, translated from the coding sequence GTGAACGTCACGCTGGACAATTCCTCCGCCGGGGCACAAGAGAACCGCTGGAGTAAGCGACTGCTCGTCTGGGCGGCAGTCCTCATCCTCGCCAACGTCCTTGCCGATGTGGTGATCGGCTCGCCACTGATGATCATGCCGCAGCTGCTGGATCGTTTCGATACCGATCAAGCCGCGTGGCTGAATACCAGCGCAATGCTGGCCGGGGCGATTTGGTCGCCGCTTCTGGCCAAGAGCTCCGACGTATTCGGAAAGCGCCGCGTCCTCGTCGGGACATTGGTTCTGGCGTGTGCAGGAGCCGTGGTCTGCCTTGCCGCACCCAACCTCTGGATATTCTTGATCGGCCGATTCCTCCAAGGTGCGGCCTTCGCAGCCGTATTCCTCACCGTCGCGCTCGTCCGTCAGATCTGCGCGCCGCAGGTGGCGATGGCCCTCGTCGGGCTCCTGACGTCCGGTGCGTCGATCGTCGGAATCGTCGAACCGTTCCTGATGAAACCGATCATCGACGAATTCGGTCACCAGAGCGTGTTCGTCGCTGCGGCGGTGCTTGCCGCCGCGGCAGCGATCTGCGTGCACTGCTTCGTCCCCGAGTCCCCGATTCGCACCGCCGCCCGAATCGATGTGGCTGGGGCCCTGTTGCTGGGTGGCGGACTCGGCGCAGTACTGACCTACGTCAGTCTTGGGCAGGCGGTGGGATGGCTGGACGGTCGCATGATCGCGGTGCTGGCGGCGGGTACTGCCGCGCTGGCCTGCTGGGCTCTCTCAGCCCTCCGAATTGACGAACCCATCATCGACATCCGAGCACTGCGTCGTCCGATGCTGCTGACACTGTTGGCGCTGCTGTTGGCGGCGGGATCTTTTCGGAGCATGCTGCAACTGACGAGCATCGTCGCCCAGGTGCCCGCGGAACTCGGGCTCGGTTACGGGCTGGGCGACGGGGAGGCGATCGCACTGCTGCTCGCGGCACCGAATCTCGGCATCGTTGTCGGCGGTGTATGCGCCGGATGGCTCGCCGGGCGGCGGCCCGGTCCCGCTCTCCCCCTGTTCGGCGCGATCGCCGTCGGTACGGTGGCGACGTTCACGATGCTGGTCGGGGTGTCGGTACTTCCGCTGGCGGTCATCTGCGCCGCGGCGCTCGGCGTAGCCGCCGGCGCGATCAGCGCGTCCGGCTACAACCTGGCGGTCGACATCGTGGCTCCCGGGCAACAGGGCACGATCGCCGGCCTGGTGTCGGTGGTGCTCGCCCTCGGCTCGGTCGTGTTCAATTTCGCCGGTGGCGAGGTGCTCAAAGCCACCAAGATAGCCGGCACGGTCGCAGGCGGCGCCCCGGTGAGCACAGCGGCGGGCATATACCTGTATGTCGCCATGGCCGGTGCGCTGTTCGCCCTCGCAGCGATTCCCGCGATCATGCTGGCTCGAGACGCGATGTCGGTAACGCGCACGAGGCTCAGGACAGTCGGTGAAACGAGATTCCGTGATTGA
- a CDS encoding MFS transporter, with translation MTITDSRSRGLRASLPGLLALAGASGLAVTTEMLPIGLLPQIADALRVSTSVSGLLVGLYAVMVAALAVPLTVATSRLARKPLLMATVAGYAVCNGVVAAAPGFAAVAVGRAVGGITHALFFSLVIGYAPRLVSGGQVGRALAVAGSGASLGLVLGAPSLTSLGTAAGWRTPFVVLTVLSVITLLVLSRVLPAVEYEHVIAEPQAGGRGRLAAVAASNALVFLGHFTVYTYISVIVLTNGAHPTMVGPILLICGACGLLGLWYAGRGLDRDPRRTTMILLGALMLAVASLGAPWPALWVVLALIAVWSTAFGGVPSIYQYCAVHAAAVPPERAGAWINATANSGIAGGSAIGAGLLGTAGVASLPWAATVLIALGLTVALASRRAFPSRT, from the coding sequence GTGACGATCACCGACTCGCGCAGCCGAGGCCTGCGGGCGAGCCTGCCCGGCCTTCTCGCGCTGGCTGGTGCGTCGGGTCTCGCCGTGACCACCGAGATGCTTCCCATCGGCCTGCTGCCTCAGATTGCCGACGCGTTACGGGTGTCGACGTCGGTGAGCGGGTTGCTGGTGGGGCTCTATGCGGTGATGGTCGCCGCACTGGCAGTTCCGCTGACGGTGGCCACTTCGAGACTCGCACGCAAGCCGTTGCTCATGGCCACGGTGGCCGGGTATGCGGTGTGCAACGGGGTGGTCGCAGCCGCGCCCGGGTTCGCGGCGGTCGCGGTTGGACGCGCCGTCGGCGGGATCACCCACGCGTTGTTCTTCTCACTGGTGATCGGTTATGCCCCGCGACTCGTGTCCGGTGGACAGGTCGGACGCGCTCTGGCCGTGGCGGGTAGCGGTGCGTCGCTGGGCCTCGTGCTCGGCGCACCCAGCCTGACGTCTTTGGGCACCGCAGCGGGTTGGCGCACGCCGTTCGTGGTGCTGACCGTGCTGTCCGTGATCACGCTCCTCGTGCTGAGCAGAGTTCTGCCCGCAGTGGAGTATGAGCACGTCATCGCGGAGCCGCAGGCCGGTGGGCGGGGCCGTCTTGCCGCGGTGGCGGCCTCGAATGCGCTTGTCTTCCTGGGACATTTCACGGTGTACACGTACATCAGCGTCATCGTGCTGACGAACGGCGCCCATCCGACGATGGTGGGGCCGATCCTGTTGATCTGCGGGGCGTGCGGGCTCTTGGGTCTCTGGTACGCCGGGCGTGGATTGGATCGGGACCCGCGACGGACCACGATGATCCTTCTCGGGGCGCTCATGCTCGCGGTCGCTTCGCTGGGAGCGCCGTGGCCTGCGCTGTGGGTGGTCTTGGCGCTGATCGCGGTGTGGAGCACCGCTTTTGGCGGAGTGCCGTCGATCTACCAGTACTGCGCGGTGCACGCGGCGGCGGTCCCACCCGAACGTGCGGGTGCATGGATCAACGCGACGGCCAACTCCGGGATCGCGGGAGGCTCGGCCATCGGGGCCGGTCTGCTCGGCACTGCGGGTGTCGCGTCGTTGCCATGGGCCGCTACCGTGCTCATCGCGCTCGGACTGACGGTCGCACTCGCATCCCGACGCGCGTTTCCTTCTCGGACCTGA